From a region of the Bradyrhizobium diazoefficiens genome:
- a CDS encoding ABC transporter permease yields the protein MSRTDERGVLVDLGQERPQLPARARNMSPIVPRASIHGRALVAVVAIMTFLASMTTGTVLLVSASAAEWQSDVASEITIQVRPQAGRDLERDTAAVTEAVRAEPGIVEVKPFSKEESGKLLEPWLGTGLSMDDLPVPRMIIARVQPGTPLDLGALRARATQVAPGASVDDHRAWIERMRSMTNATVLAGLGILALVIIATIISVSFATRGAMAANRPIVEVLHFVGAGDRYIANHFLRHFLRLGLEGGVIGGGAAMLVFGFSESIAGWFSGTPVGDQFAALLGTFSLRPSGYIVLAVQAVLIGAITAVASRQTLFATLNDVD from the coding sequence ATGAGTAGGACCGACGAGCGCGGCGTGCTGGTCGACCTCGGACAGGAGCGTCCGCAGCTTCCGGCCAGGGCGCGCAACATGTCGCCGATCGTGCCGCGTGCCTCGATCCACGGCCGCGCCCTGGTCGCCGTCGTCGCCATCATGACGTTTCTCGCCTCGATGACCACGGGCACGGTGCTGCTGGTCAGCGCCTCCGCCGCCGAATGGCAGTCGGACGTTGCGAGCGAAATCACCATCCAGGTTCGTCCGCAGGCCGGCCGCGATCTCGAACGCGACACGGCAGCGGTGACGGAGGCGGTACGCGCGGAACCCGGCATCGTCGAGGTCAAGCCGTTCAGCAAGGAGGAGAGCGGCAAGCTGCTCGAGCCCTGGCTCGGCACCGGGCTCTCGATGGACGATCTGCCGGTGCCGCGCATGATCATCGCGCGCGTGCAACCCGGCACGCCGCTCGATCTCGGCGCCCTGCGCGCACGGGCGACCCAGGTCGCGCCGGGCGCCAGCGTCGACGATCACCGGGCATGGATCGAGCGGATGCGCTCGATGACAAACGCCACCGTGCTCGCCGGCCTCGGCATCCTCGCGCTCGTCATCATCGCCACCATCATCTCCGTCTCGTTCGCAACCCGCGGCGCCATGGCGGCGAACCGTCCGATCGTCGAGGTGCTGCATTTCGTCGGCGCCGGCGACCGCTACATCGCCAACCACTTCCTGCGTCATTTCCTCAGGCTGGGCCTGGAGGGCGGCGTGATCGGCGGCGGCGCCGCCATGCTGGTGTTCGGCTTCTCCGAGTCGATCGCCGGCTGGTTTTCCGGCACGCCCGTCGGCGACCAGTTCGCCGCCCTGCTCGGCACCTTCTCGCTGCGCCCGTCCGGCTACATCGTGCTCGCGGTCCAGGCCGTGCTGATCGGCGCCATCACCGCAGTGGCCTCGCGCCAGACTCTGTTCGCGACGCTGAATGATGTGGATTGA
- a CDS encoding TIGR02302 family protein — MNGVTPDPSDPIRNSDALSRLKLAQALDRAVYAIAWERAWPNLARLLTVVGLFLVVSWAGLWLALPFIARAIGLVVFSGIAIAGLFPLIRFRWPSREEALARLDRGSGIRHRPATTLTDTLSSRDPVAQALWQAQRERTLASLKRIRAGLPHPRLALHDPWALRALVMVMLVATFFAAGDERAMRIGAAFDWNGVLAPANVRVDAWITPPLYTGKPPVILSAANKEAAALPASGPLAVPAGSTLIVRSSGGKLDVVVSGGLKEVAPAEASPKGTNEKHFAIAGDGTAHVRAPSGQPQWAFTVTPDHAPTIALTKDPERQARGGLLLSYKIEDDYGVTGADAHIALRSADAKDTVKEGSKDSDGKAAARPLFEPPQFPLVLPNARTRNSVGQTVKDLSEDPYAGADVTLTLTAKDEAGNEAKSEPFNMRLPERLFTNSLARALIEQRRILALDANKNSDVYTALDALMIAPELFTPDAGCYLGLRSLATQLEAARTDDALRDVVASMWAFAITIEDEGVAGSVNAALRSAQDALKAALERGASEDELRVLTQKLREAMAGKVRDLARRAEQNPLGARQPFPAEVQLILDKAIELRQKTQHATPEQLAELAQQQDALREQLQAYRKSANSRANNAGDDKTNQFTRDRKCGS, encoded by the coding sequence TTGAACGGCGTCACCCCCGACCCGTCAGACCCGATCCGCAACAGTGACGCTCTGTCGCGGCTGAAGCTGGCGCAGGCCCTCGATCGGGCCGTCTATGCCATCGCGTGGGAGCGTGCCTGGCCAAATCTGGCGCGGCTTCTGACCGTCGTCGGCCTGTTCCTGGTGGTGTCCTGGGCCGGCCTATGGCTGGCGCTTCCGTTCATTGCCCGTGCCATTGGTCTCGTCGTTTTCTCCGGGATCGCGATTGCCGGCCTGTTCCCCCTGATTCGCTTCCGCTGGCCTAGCCGCGAGGAGGCGCTGGCCCGGCTTGATCGTGGCTCCGGCATCCGTCACCGCCCGGCCACGACGCTGACCGACACGCTGTCCTCGCGGGACCCGGTCGCACAGGCGCTGTGGCAAGCGCAACGTGAGCGCACGCTGGCCTCGCTCAAGCGCATCCGCGCCGGTCTGCCGCATCCGCGGCTCGCTCTCCACGATCCATGGGCGCTGCGCGCGCTGGTCATGGTGATGCTGGTTGCGACCTTCTTCGCCGCTGGCGACGAGCGGGCGATGCGGATCGGGGCCGCCTTCGACTGGAACGGCGTGCTGGCGCCGGCGAATGTCCGTGTCGATGCCTGGATCACCCCGCCCCTCTACACCGGCAAGCCGCCGGTCATCCTGTCGGCTGCCAACAAGGAGGCCGCGGCGCTGCCTGCCAGCGGCCCGCTTGCCGTTCCCGCAGGCTCGACCCTGATCGTGCGCTCCTCCGGCGGCAAGCTGGATGTCGTCGTCTCCGGCGGCCTCAAGGAGGTCGCTCCCGCGGAGGCCTCGCCCAAGGGAACCAACGAGAAGCATTTCGCCATCGCCGGTGACGGCACCGCACATGTCCGCGCGCCCTCCGGCCAGCCGCAATGGGCCTTCACCGTAACCCCGGACCACGCCCCGACGATCGCACTCACCAAGGATCCTGAGCGGCAGGCGCGCGGCGGGCTGCTGCTCTCCTACAAGATCGAGGACGATTACGGCGTCACCGGCGCGGATGCACACATTGCCCTGCGCTCCGCCGATGCCAAGGATACTGTCAAGGAGGGCAGCAAGGATTCCGACGGCAAGGCTGCGGCGCGGCCGCTGTTCGAGCCGCCACAGTTCCCGCTCGTGCTGCCGAACGCGCGCACCCGCAACAGCGTCGGCCAGACCGTGAAGGACCTCAGCGAAGACCCCTATGCCGGCGCCGACGTCACGCTGACGCTCACTGCCAAAGACGAGGCCGGCAACGAGGCCAAGAGCGAACCCTTCAACATGCGCCTGCCCGAGCGTCTCTTCACCAACTCGCTCGCGCGCGCTCTGATCGAGCAGCGCCGCATCCTCGCGCTCGACGCCAACAAGAACTCCGACGTCTACACCGCGCTCGACGCGCTGATGATCGCACCCGAATTGTTCACGCCGGATGCCGGCTGCTATCTCGGCCTCCGCAGCCTGGCGACCCAGCTCGAGGCTGCCCGCACCGACGATGCCCTGCGCGATGTGGTGGCGAGCATGTGGGCGTTCGCGATCACCATCGAGGACGAGGGTGTCGCCGGCAGCGTCAACGCCGCGCTGCGCTCGGCGCAGGACGCGCTCAAGGCAGCGCTGGAACGCGGCGCCAGCGAGGACGAGCTCCGGGTGCTGACGCAGAAGCTGCGTGAGGCCATGGCCGGCAAGGTGCGCGATCTCGCCCGCCGCGCCGAGCAGAATCCACTCGGTGCCCGGCAGCCCTTCCCCGCGGAAGTCCAGCTCATCCTCGACAAGGCGATCGAACTGCGACAAAAGACCCAGCATGCGACGCCCGAGCAGCTCGCAGAGCTGGCGCAGCAGCAGGACGCATTGCGCGAGCAGCTGCAGGCCTATCGGAAGTCGGCGAACAGCCGTGCCAACAACGCGGGGGACGACAAGACCAACCAGTTCACGCGGGACCGGAAATGCGGAAGCTAG
- a CDS encoding lipoprotein, with protein sequence MTSKFRPAGSGWAIIVLSLTALALAGCGRKGPLDLPPTASNASTANGAAPVDTETEARRTPSVFNPTYGADAPPAAAKGKKKSFILDPLLDEPPGRK encoded by the coding sequence GTGACGTCAAAGTTTCGCCCGGCCGGTTCGGGGTGGGCCATCATTGTCTTGAGCCTGACGGCGCTTGCGCTTGCCGGCTGCGGCCGCAAGGGCCCGCTGGATTTGCCGCCGACCGCCTCCAACGCGTCCACGGCCAACGGTGCCGCGCCTGTTGACACCGAGACCGAAGCCCGGAGGACGCCGAGCGTGTTCAACCCCACCTACGGTGCGGATGCTCCGCCCGCGGCGGCCAAGGGCAAGAAGAAATCGTTTATTCTCGACCCGCTCCTGGACGAACCTCCCGGCAGGAAATAA
- a CDS encoding MJ0042-type zinc finger domain-containing protein, whose translation MHIVCPHCMTSYAIKLASLGANGRAVRCSRCKETWIAHAEDAIEEASVPAMAAASQAEDQSDLAERWNSYAQDDSAADAPVVDSPSIASDWPDEEAKEAEDEWSAAAREAEEEVVGAQHQSWFRGLFGRRGARVSRPLAAAAPRKSHFGLPTACAAMGALVLALVIWRGDMVRLLPQTAAFYKMVGLEVNLRGLAFKDVKLSSETVDGKEVLVIEGVIVGEGRKPLDIPRLRFAVRDAQGAEIYAWNSVLEQTVLRPGERAFFRSRLASPPPEGRNIDVRFFNRRDIAGGSV comes from the coding sequence ATGCATATCGTCTGCCCCCATTGTATGACATCCTACGCCATCAAGCTCGCGAGCCTGGGGGCGAACGGACGGGCGGTCCGCTGTTCCCGCTGCAAGGAGACCTGGATCGCCCATGCCGAGGATGCCATCGAGGAGGCATCCGTCCCGGCCATGGCCGCAGCCAGCCAGGCCGAGGACCAGTCCGATCTCGCGGAGCGGTGGAACTCCTATGCCCAGGACGACAGCGCCGCTGATGCGCCTGTCGTCGATAGCCCCTCGATCGCCAGCGACTGGCCCGATGAAGAGGCCAAGGAAGCCGAGGACGAGTGGTCAGCGGCGGCCCGGGAGGCCGAGGAGGAGGTGGTCGGTGCACAGCACCAGTCCTGGTTCCGCGGCCTGTTCGGGCGCCGCGGGGCGCGGGTCAGCCGTCCGCTCGCCGCCGCGGCTCCGCGAAAATCCCATTTCGGCCTGCCAACTGCCTGCGCCGCCATGGGCGCGCTGGTGCTGGCGCTGGTGATCTGGCGCGGCGACATGGTGCGGCTGCTGCCGCAGACAGCGGCGTTCTACAAGATGGTCGGGCTGGAAGTTAATCTGCGAGGTCTCGCCTTCAAGGATGTGAAGCTTTCCAGCGAGACCGTGGACGGTAAAGAGGTACTGGTGATCGAGGGCGTGATCGTCGGCGAGGGCAGGAAGCCGCTCGACATCCCGCGGCTGCGCTTTGCCGTACGCGACGCGCAAGGCGCGGAGATCTACGCCTGGAATTCGGTGCTGGAGCAGACGGTGCTGCGGCCCGGCGAACGTGCCTTCTTCCGCTCCCGCCTCGCCTCGCCGCCGCCGGAGGGCCGCAATATCGACGTTCGCTTCTTCAACCGGCGCGACATCGCCGGCGGCAGCGTATAA
- a CDS encoding carboxymuconolactone decarboxylase family protein produces MDKKMHDKGLEVRKAVLGEAYVNNALKNVDEFNRPFQEMLNEYCWGTVWGREELPRKTRSMLNIAMIAILNRQHEFRAHLKGALTNGVSRDEIREILMQVAIYGGMPAAVDSFRIAREVFAEIDGKA; encoded by the coding sequence ATGGACAAGAAGATGCACGACAAGGGCCTGGAAGTCCGCAAAGCGGTACTGGGCGAGGCCTACGTCAACAACGCCCTGAAGAACGTCGACGAATTCAACCGTCCGTTCCAGGAGATGCTGAACGAATATTGCTGGGGCACGGTGTGGGGCCGCGAGGAACTGCCGCGCAAGACCCGCAGCATGCTCAACATCGCCATGATCGCGATCCTCAACCGCCAGCACGAATTCCGCGCACATCTGAAGGGCGCGCTCACCAACGGCGTCAGCCGCGACGAGATCCGCGAGATCCTGATGCAGGTCGCGATCTATGGCGGAATGCCGGCCGCCGTCGACAGTTTTCGCATCGCGCGCGAGGTATTCGCGGAGATCGACGGCAAGGCGTGA
- a CDS encoding NAD(P)-dependent oxidoreductase, producing the protein MDIGFIGLGNMGFPMARRLIEAGHRLVVFDTRKEVTGKLVARGATPATSPKDVADQVETVMASLPSLQASLEVATGANGVIEGSRARRFVDLSTVGSAMAVTIHGLLAKRNIVQIDCPVSGGVGGAEKGTLAVMVSGPKAEFELLEPALDVIGKVFFIGEKAGAAQTMKLANNLLSATAIVATSEAVVMGVKAGLDPAVMIDVINAGSGMNTASRDKFPRAVLPRSFDFGFATGLMVKDVRLALEEMKQLGLSMEVADAVGRLWETVISAEGAESDFTAAIKPIEKKAGVVVGGKK; encoded by the coding sequence ATGGACATCGGATTCATCGGACTCGGAAACATGGGTTTCCCGATGGCGCGGCGGCTGATCGAGGCGGGACACCGGCTTGTCGTGTTCGACACGCGCAAGGAGGTCACGGGCAAGCTGGTGGCACGCGGCGCTACGCCAGCGACATCGCCCAAAGATGTCGCCGATCAGGTCGAGACCGTGATGGCGAGCCTGCCCTCGCTGCAGGCTTCGCTGGAGGTTGCAACGGGGGCGAACGGCGTGATCGAGGGCAGCCGCGCAAGGCGCTTCGTCGACCTCTCCACCGTCGGCTCGGCGATGGCCGTGACGATTCACGGCCTCTTGGCCAAACGCAACATCGTGCAGATCGACTGCCCCGTATCCGGCGGCGTCGGCGGTGCTGAAAAAGGCACGCTGGCGGTGATGGTCTCCGGGCCGAAGGCGGAGTTCGAGCTGCTCGAGCCCGCCCTCGACGTCATCGGAAAAGTGTTCTTCATCGGCGAGAAGGCCGGTGCGGCGCAGACCATGAAGCTCGCCAACAATCTCCTGTCGGCCACCGCGATCGTGGCGACGTCGGAAGCCGTGGTGATGGGCGTGAAAGCCGGGCTCGATCCCGCCGTGATGATCGACGTCATCAATGCTGGCTCCGGCATGAACACGGCGAGCCGCGACAAATTTCCGCGCGCGGTGCTGCCGCGCAGCTTCGATTTCGGCTTCGCCACGGGTTTGATGGTGAAGGACGTCCGGCTGGCGTTGGAGGAGATGAAGCAGCTCGGCCTGTCGATGGAGGTCGCCGACGCGGTCGGGCGGTTGTGGGAGACCGTGATCAGCGCGGAAGGCGCCGAGTCCGATTTCACCGCGGCCATCAAGCCGATCGAGAAGAAGGCGGGCGTCGTGGTCGGCGGCAAGAAATGA
- the argH gene encoding argininosuccinate lyase: MSNKMWGGRFSERPDEIMEEINVSIDVDRHLFAQDIAASKAHAAMLASQGIITGSDAKNIGKGLDTILSEIGKGGFEFKRALEDIHMNVESRLSELIGPAAGRLHTARSRNDQVATDFRLFVRDVIDETDAALAAFQQALVARALEHAGTVMPGFTHLQTAQPVTFGHHLLAYVEMAARDRGRFQDARKRLNESPLGAAALAGTSFPIDRHATAKALAFDRPMANSLDAVSDRDFVLETLSAASICAVHMSRFAEEIVIWTSPLVGMIRLSDKFTTGSSIMPQKRNPDAAELVRAKTGRVIGALNGLLIVMKGLPLAYQKDMQEDKQGAMEGFAALSLAIRAMTGMVRDLVPDAAKMKLAAGEGYATATDLADWLVRTLKMPFREAHHVTGRIVAKAAEGGVALHELALKEMQAIEPKITKDVFDVLSVESSVKSRTSFGGTAPNNVKSQAKAWLRRLEKERKLG, encoded by the coding sequence ATGAGCAACAAGATGTGGGGCGGCCGGTTCTCGGAACGTCCCGATGAGATCATGGAAGAGATCAACGTCTCCATCGACGTCGATCGTCACCTCTTTGCCCAGGACATTGCCGCGTCCAAGGCCCACGCTGCGATGCTCGCCAGCCAAGGCATCATCACGGGTTCTGATGCGAAAAATATCGGCAAGGGTCTAGACACGATTTTGTCAGAGATCGGCAAGGGCGGCTTCGAGTTCAAGCGTGCGCTCGAGGACATCCATATGAATGTCGAGAGCCGCCTGTCCGAGCTGATCGGCCCCGCCGCCGGCCGCCTGCACACCGCGCGTTCGCGCAACGACCAGGTCGCGACCGACTTTCGCCTGTTCGTCCGCGACGTCATCGACGAGACGGATGCGGCGCTCGCCGCGTTCCAGCAGGCGCTGGTCGCGCGTGCGCTGGAGCACGCAGGAACCGTCATGCCCGGCTTCACGCATCTGCAGACCGCGCAGCCCGTGACCTTCGGCCATCATCTGCTCGCCTATGTCGAGATGGCCGCGCGCGACCGCGGCCGTTTCCAGGATGCGCGCAAGCGGCTCAACGAATCGCCGCTCGGCGCCGCCGCGCTTGCCGGTACCTCGTTCCCGATCGACCGCCACGCCACCGCGAAGGCGCTTGCCTTCGACCGGCCAATGGCGAATTCGCTCGACGCGGTCTCCGACCGCGACTTCGTGCTGGAGACGCTGTCGGCGGCCTCGATCTGCGCGGTGCACATGTCGCGCTTTGCCGAGGAGATCGTGATCTGGACCTCGCCGCTGGTCGGCATGATCCGGCTCAGCGACAAGTTCACCACGGGATCCTCGATCATGCCGCAGAAGCGCAACCCGGACGCCGCCGAGCTGGTGCGCGCCAAGACCGGCCGCGTCATCGGCGCGCTCAACGGTCTGTTGATCGTGATGAAGGGCCTGCCGCTCGCCTATCAAAAGGACATGCAGGAAGACAAGCAGGGCGCCATGGAGGGCTTCGCCGCGTTGTCGCTGGCGATTCGCGCCATGACCGGCATGGTCCGCGACCTCGTGCCCGATGCGGCCAAGATGAAGCTCGCTGCGGGCGAGGGCTACGCCACCGCGACCGACCTTGCCGACTGGCTGGTGCGGACGCTGAAGATGCCGTTCCGCGAGGCCCATCACGTCACCGGCCGCATCGTCGCTAAGGCTGCCGAGGGCGGCGTGGCGCTGCACGAATTGGCGCTGAAGGAGATGCAGGCGATCGAGCCGAAAATCACCAAGGACGTGTTCGATGTGCTCTCGGTCGAATCGTCGGTGAAGAGCCGGACCAGCTTTGGCGGCACCGCGCCGAACAACGTGAAGTCCCAGGCCAAGGCCTGGTTGAGACGACTGGAAAAAGAGCGAAAACTGGGCTGA
- a CDS encoding DUF4175 family protein, producing the protein MRKLARVPVLRSVLRAMSIACLAFLLGGVPPVAAQLDQDPDALLDSAEKAMQDSGDSLRQKESGKSLSNQSDAIQKLEEYKRATERSQSSSRDRNVITQRDLDDLLRQIEKAAREGNREAAQRMLEQLAQIMENLQMAQPGQSGESEMEQALNELSDLIRKQQQLRDRTFKQGQDSRRDRSRGKQGDQSMSDLQQDQQSLRDRLKKLQDELAKRGLAQKGQKGQKGQQGQKGQQGDKGQPGDQEGDQGDDDSGLDAADGAMGDAGSKLGEGNANGAVDSQGKALDAMRKGAQKMAEAMQQGDGDGQGDGPGNRAGRQQSGGNQTDPLGRPLHGRDLSDDYTVKIPGEIDAQRVRRILEELRRRLGDSSRPQIELDYIERLLKDF; encoded by the coding sequence ATGCGGAAGCTAGCACGCGTGCCAGTCTTGAGGTCAGTCTTGAGGGCGATGTCGATCGCCTGCCTCGCCTTCCTGTTGGGAGGCGTTCCCCCTGTCGCGGCCCAGCTGGACCAGGATCCCGATGCGCTGCTCGACAGCGCAGAAAAGGCGATGCAGGATTCCGGCGACAGCCTCAGGCAGAAAGAATCCGGCAAGAGCCTGAGCAATCAGTCTGACGCCATCCAGAAGCTCGAGGAGTACAAGCGGGCTACCGAACGGAGCCAATCCTCCAGCCGTGATCGCAACGTCATTACACAACGCGATCTCGACGATCTCCTGCGGCAGATCGAGAAGGCGGCGCGCGAGGGCAATCGCGAGGCGGCCCAGCGCATGCTCGAGCAGCTCGCGCAGATCATGGAAAATCTCCAGATGGCGCAGCCCGGGCAATCCGGCGAGAGCGAGATGGAGCAGGCGCTCAACGAGCTCAGTGACTTGATCCGCAAGCAGCAGCAGCTGCGCGACAGGACTTTCAAGCAGGGCCAGGATTCCCGGCGTGACCGCTCGCGCGGCAAGCAGGGCGACCAGTCGATGTCCGACCTCCAGCAGGATCAGCAGTCGCTGCGCGATCGCCTGAAGAAGCTGCAGGACGAGCTCGCCAAGCGCGGCCTCGCCCAGAAGGGACAAAAGGGTCAGAAGGGGCAGCAGGGGCAGAAAGGCCAGCAGGGCGACAAGGGCCAGCCCGGCGATCAGGAGGGCGATCAGGGCGATGACGACAGCGGCCTCGACGCCGCGGACGGCGCCATGGGCGATGCCGGTTCAAAGCTCGGCGAGGGCAATGCCAACGGTGCCGTGGACTCGCAGGGCAAGGCTCTCGACGCGATGCGCAAGGGCGCGCAGAAGATGGCCGAGGCGATGCAGCAGGGCGATGGCGACGGGCAGGGCGATGGTCCCGGCAATCGGGCCGGCCGTCAGCAGAGCGGCGGCAACCAGACCGATCCGCTGGGGCGCCCGCTTCACGGCCGCGATCTCAGCGATGACTACACCGTCAAGATCCCCGGCGAGATCGACGCCCAGCGTGTCCGCCGCATCCTCGAGGAGCTCCGCCGTCGCCTCGGCGACAGCTCGCGCCCGCAGATCGAACTCGACTATATCGAGCGGCTGCTGAAGGATTTTTGA
- a CDS encoding response regulator, whose translation MPKILIADDEDSMRTLVARAIAMDGHETVTAQDGAEALEILTREGGAFDLLLTDIQMPVMDGIALALSAARDFPDLTILLMTGFADQRERASNLNALVHDVVTKPFSVADIRTAVADALAAKNG comes from the coding sequence ATGCCGAAAATCTTGATCGCCGACGACGAGGATTCGATGCGCACGCTGGTGGCGCGCGCCATCGCCATGGACGGCCACGAGACCGTCACCGCACAGGACGGCGCGGAGGCGTTGGAGATCCTGACCCGCGAGGGCGGGGCCTTCGACCTGCTGCTCACCGACATCCAGATGCCCGTCATGGACGGCATCGCGCTGGCGCTCTCCGCCGCGCGCGACTTCCCTGACCTGACCATCTTGCTGATGACCGGCTTTGCCGACCAGCGCGAGCGCGCCTCGAACCTGAATGCGCTGGTGCACGACGTCGTGACAAAACCGTTCTCGGTTGCCGACATCCGCACCGCGGTGGCAGACGCGCTGGCGGCGAAGAACGGGTAG
- the ftsE gene encoding cell division ATP-binding protein FtsE, translating to MVRFENVGLRYGLGPEILRDLSFQIPAHSFQFLTGPSGAGKTSLLRLLFLSHRPTRGLVNLFGHDISQLGKDEIADLRKRIGIVLQDFRLLDHMTTYENVALPFRVMGRSESSYRKEVIDLLRWVGLGERMDALPPILSGGEKQRAAIARAVISRPQLLLADEPTGSVDPTLGRRLLRLFIELNKSGTAVIIATHDIGLMDQYEARRLVLHQGRLHVYE from the coding sequence TTGGTTCGGTTCGAAAATGTCGGATTGCGTTACGGTCTGGGGCCTGAGATTCTGCGCGACCTCAGCTTCCAGATCCCGGCGCATTCTTTCCAGTTCCTCACTGGCCCGTCCGGTGCCGGCAAGACCTCGCTGCTGCGCCTGCTGTTCCTGTCGCATCGGCCGACCCGGGGCCTCGTCAATCTGTTCGGCCACGACATCTCGCAGCTCGGCAAGGACGAGATCGCCGACCTGCGCAAGCGCATCGGCATCGTGCTCCAGGATTTCCGGCTGCTCGATCACATGACGACCTATGAGAATGTCGCGCTGCCGTTTCGCGTCATGGGGCGCAGCGAGTCGAGCTATCGCAAGGAGGTGATCGATCTGTTGCGCTGGGTCGGGCTCGGCGAGCGCATGGACGCGCTGCCGCCGATCCTGTCGGGCGGCGAGAAGCAGCGCGCGGCGATCGCGCGCGCCGTGATCTCGCGGCCGCAGCTGCTGCTCGCGGACGAGCCGACCGGCAGCGTCGATCCGACGCTCGGACGCCGGTTGCTGCGGCTCTTCATCGAGCTCAACAAATCGGGCACCGCCGTCATCATCGCGACCCACGATATCGGCCTGATGGACCAGTACGAGGCACGGCGGCTCGTGCTGCACCAGGGACGGCTGCACGTCTATGAGTAG
- the lysA gene encoding diaminopimelate decarboxylase: MNHFDYRNGVLHAEAVNLSELAAIVGTPFYCYSTATLERHYRVFTEAFAGEKVMVCYAMKANSNQSVLRTLAKLGAGADVVSGGELKRALAAGIPASKILFSGVGKTEEELRAALAADILCLNVESEPELELLSRLATEIGKTARISLRVNPDVDAGTHAKISTGKSENKFGIPIVRAREVYARAAKLPGIEVTGTDVHIGSQITDLSSMETAFRILSEFVQILRADGHNISHVDFGGGLGIPYYMDREAPPAPAAYAAMVKRVSHNLGCTLMFEPGRMIVGNAGILVAKVIYVKHGDGKNFVIIDAAMNDLIRPTLYEAHHDILPVKQPAKSAATITADVVGPVCETGDYLALDRTLPMPAPGDLLAIMTAGAYGAVQAGTYNTRPLVPEVLVKDDQYAVVRPRIEVEQLIAMDTPAPWL, encoded by the coding sequence ATGAACCATTTCGACTATCGCAACGGCGTGCTGCACGCCGAGGCGGTGAACCTGTCCGAGCTGGCCGCGATCGTCGGCACGCCGTTCTATTGCTATTCGACCGCGACGCTGGAGCGGCACTATCGCGTTTTCACCGAGGCCTTCGCCGGCGAGAAGGTGATGGTCTGCTACGCCATGAAGGCGAATTCCAACCAGTCGGTGCTGCGCACGCTGGCCAAGCTCGGCGCCGGCGCCGACGTGGTCTCCGGCGGCGAGTTGAAGCGCGCACTGGCCGCCGGCATTCCCGCCAGCAAGATCCTGTTCTCCGGCGTCGGCAAGACGGAGGAAGAGCTGCGCGCCGCGCTCGCCGCCGATATCCTCTGCCTCAACGTCGAATCCGAGCCGGAGCTCGAGCTGTTGTCGCGCCTTGCCACCGAGATCGGCAAGACCGCGCGGATCTCGTTGCGCGTCAATCCCGATGTCGATGCCGGCACCCACGCCAAGATTTCCACCGGCAAGTCCGAGAACAAGTTCGGCATCCCGATCGTGCGGGCCCGTGAGGTCTATGCCCGCGCCGCGAAACTTCCGGGCATCGAGGTGACCGGGACCGACGTGCACATCGGCAGCCAGATCACCGACCTCTCCAGCATGGAGACCGCGTTCCGCATTCTCTCCGAATTCGTGCAGATCCTGCGCGCCGACGGTCACAACATCTCGCATGTCGATTTCGGCGGCGGTCTCGGCATTCCCTATTACATGGACCGCGAGGCGCCGCCGGCGCCGGCCGCCTATGCCGCCATGGTCAAGCGCGTCAGCCACAATCTCGGCTGCACGCTGATGTTCGAGCCGGGCCGCATGATCGTCGGCAATGCCGGTATCCTGGTCGCCAAGGTGATCTATGTGAAGCACGGCGACGGCAAGAACTTCGTGATCATCGACGCCGCCATGAACGATTTGATCCGCCCGACGCTGTACGAGGCGCATCACGACATCCTGCCGGTGAAACAGCCTGCCAAGAGCGCCGCCACCATCACGGCCGATGTCGTCGGTCCGGTCTGCGAGACCGGCGACTATCTCGCGCTCGACCGCACGCTGCCGATGCCTGCGCCGGGCGATCTCCTCGCCATCATGACCGCAGGCGCTTACGGCGCGGTGCAGGCCGGCACCTACAACACGCGGCCGCTGGTGCCGGAGGTGCTGGTGAAGGACGACCAGTACGCGGTGGTGCGCCCGCGCATCGAGGTCGAGCAGCTGATCGCGATGGACACGCCGGCGCCGTGGCTGTGA